The following are encoded in a window of uncultured Pseudomonas sp. genomic DNA:
- the phnE gene encoding phosphonate ABC transporter, permease protein PhnE — MTTLTTAPAAELSAKRSWPQLIGWGLFFAVLAWSWQGAEMNPLGLIRDSSNMATFAADFFPPDFSNWELYLKEMIVTVQIALWGTVLAIVCAIPLGILSAENIVPWWVYQPTRRLMDACRSINEMVFAMLFVVAVGLGPFAGVLALFIGTTGVLAKLFAEAVEAIDPGPVEGVRATGASALQEVIYGVIPQVLPLWISYSLYRFESNVRSATVVGMVGAGGIGVILWEAIRGFQFAQTCALLLVIILVVSVLDILSQRLRKQFI, encoded by the coding sequence ATGACCACTTTGACTACCGCACCTGCGGCTGAGCTATCGGCCAAGCGTTCCTGGCCGCAGTTGATTGGCTGGGGGCTGTTTTTTGCCGTGCTGGCCTGGTCCTGGCAGGGCGCGGAGATGAATCCGCTGGGCCTGATTCGCGACTCCAGCAACATGGCGACCTTTGCCGCGGACTTCTTTCCGCCGGATTTCAGCAACTGGGAGCTGTACCTCAAGGAGATGATCGTCACCGTGCAGATCGCCCTCTGGGGCACGGTGCTGGCGATTGTCTGCGCCATTCCGCTGGGCATTCTCAGCGCCGAAAACATCGTGCCCTGGTGGGTCTACCAGCCGACTCGACGGCTGATGGATGCCTGCCGTTCGATCAATGAAATGGTCTTCGCCATGCTCTTCGTGGTGGCGGTGGGGCTGGGGCCATTCGCCGGGGTGCTGGCGCTGTTTATCGGCACCACCGGGGTGTTGGCCAAGTTGTTTGCCGAGGCGGTAGAGGCGATTGATCCCGGCCCGGTCGAAGGGGTGCGGGCAACCGGTGCCAGTGCTTTGCAGGAAGTGATCTACGGGGTCATCCCGCAGGTGCTGCCGTTGTGGATCTCCTACTCGCTGTACCGCTTCGAGTCCAACGTGCGTTCGGCCACTGTGGTCGGCATGGTCGGCGCGGGTGGTATTGGGGTGATCCTCTGGGAGGCGATTCGCGGCTTCCAGTTTGCCCAGACCTGCGCCTTGCTGCTGGTGATCATCCTGGTGGTGAGCGTGCTCGACATCCTCTCCCAACGCCTGCGCAAGCAGTTTATCTGA
- the phnD gene encoding phosphonate ABC transporter substrate-binding protein: protein MFKRISRVFVASTLLAGSVLGAAQAAEQEINFGIISTESSQNLKTLWDPFLADMSQQTGMKINAFFAPDYAGIIQGMRFDKVDMAWYGNKSAMEAVDRAGGQVFAQTVAANGSQGYYSLMVAHKDSPINSIEDMLKNAKDLTFANGDPNSTSGYLVPGYYVFAQNNADANKIFKRSLNGSHEVNALSVANKQVDVGTFNSEGMERLEVTAPDKAAQLKVIWTSPLIPSDPLVWRKNLDDATKNTLREFFMSYGDQAAELKVLEGLQWAKFKASDDDQLLPIRQLELFKQRTEVANNDKLSDSDKQAQLKELDSELTKLEKRLAEIAKQSPASAG from the coding sequence ATGTTCAAACGTATCAGTCGTGTATTTGTCGCGTCCACGCTGCTGGCCGGCTCGGTTCTCGGTGCTGCTCAGGCCGCTGAGCAGGAGATCAACTTCGGCATCATCTCCACCGAGTCCTCGCAGAACCTCAAGACCTTGTGGGACCCCTTCCTGGCGGACATGAGCCAGCAGACCGGCATGAAGATCAATGCCTTCTTCGCCCCTGACTACGCCGGAATCATCCAGGGCATGCGCTTCGACAAGGTCGACATGGCCTGGTATGGCAACAAATCGGCGATGGAAGCCGTGGACCGGGCTGGCGGTCAGGTGTTCGCCCAGACTGTCGCGGCCAATGGTTCGCAGGGTTATTACAGCCTGATGGTGGCGCATAAGGACAGCCCGATTAATTCAATCGAGGACATGCTGAAAAACGCCAAAGACCTGACCTTCGCCAACGGTGACCCGAACTCCACCTCGGGTTACTTGGTGCCGGGTTATTACGTGTTCGCGCAGAACAATGCCGACGCCAACAAGATCTTCAAACGCTCACTCAATGGCAGCCATGAAGTCAACGCGCTGTCGGTGGCCAACAAGCAGGTCGATGTCGGCACCTTCAACAGTGAAGGCATGGAGCGTCTTGAAGTGACCGCGCCAGACAAGGCCGCCCAGCTGAAGGTGATCTGGACCTCGCCGCTGATTCCGTCTGACCCGCTGGTCTGGCGCAAGAACCTCGATGATGCCACCAAGAACACGCTGCGCGAGTTCTTCATGAGCTACGGCGACCAGGCGGCTGAACTGAAGGTGCTGGAAGGCCTGCAGTGGGCCAAGTTCAAGGCCTCGGATGACGATCAGCTGCTGCCGATTCGCCAGCTGGAACTGTTTAAGCAGCGCACCGAAGTGGCGAACAACGACAAGCTGTCGGACAGCGACAAGCAAGCGCAGCTCAAAGAGCTGGATAGCGAGTTGACCAAGCTGGAAAAGCGTCTGGCTGAAATCGCCAAGCAGAGCCCAGCCAGCGCCGGTTGA